From Thamnophis elegans isolate rThaEle1 chromosome 12, rThaEle1.pri, whole genome shotgun sequence, one genomic window encodes:
- the LOC116515754 gene encoding LOW QUALITY PROTEIN: rho-related GTP-binding protein RhoU-like (The sequence of the model RefSeq protein was modified relative to this genomic sequence to represent the inferred CDS: deleted 1 base in 1 codon): protein MQLPPVPPHRPRARRRRPLRALECVLLGDGAVGKTSLALSYSTNGFPTRYVPTALDRFSAVVQVDDAPIRLQLCDTAGQEGFDALWQACCPKADICLLCFSVVAPTSFRNIVDKWHPEVRRHCPSTPVLLVGTQTDLRQDVKVLIALSQRQEKPVPPTAGRSLARKLGMAGYVECSALTQQNLKEVFDTAIVLGLRAGEDPKGQRAPPSCIWALSKDWWNKYVCVR, encoded by the exons ATGCAGCTGCCGCCGGTGCCTCCCCACCGTCCCCGAGCCCGCCGACGGCGGCCGCTGCGGGCCTTGGAGTGCGTGTTGCTGGGCGACGGCGCGGTGGGCAAGACCAGCTTGGCGCTCAGCTACAGCACCAACGGCTTTCCCACGCGCTACGTGCCCACGGCCCTCGACCGCTTCTCCG CTGTGGTCCAGGTGGACGACGCCCCCATCCGTCTCCAGCTGTGCGACACGGCCGGGCAG GAGGGATTTGACGCCTTGTGGCAGGCCTGCTGCCCGAAGGCCGACATCTGCTTGCTCTGCTTCAGTGTGGTGGCTCCCACCTCCTTCCGGAACATTGTGGACAAGTGGCATCCGGAGGTGCGTCGCCACTGCCCTTCCACCCCGGTGCTGCTGGTG GGGACCCAGACAGACCTGCGCCAGGATGTCAAGGTGCTGATTGCCCTCTCACAGCGCCAGGAAAAGCCAGTGCCTCCTACAGCCGGCCGCTCTCTGGCCAGGAAGCTGGGCATGGCTGGCTACGTGGAGTGCTCGGCCCTCACCCAACAGAATCTGAAGGAAGTCTTTGACACCGCTATCGTGTTGGGGCTGCGGGCCGGTGAGGACCCCAAGGGGCAGAGGGCCCCCCCCAGCTGCATCTGGGCCCTCTCCAAAGACTGGTGGAACAAATACGTTTGTGTGCGGTAG
- the C12H19orf54 gene encoding UPF0692 protein C19orf54 homolog, with translation MAEVMRSLAAESPPPPPPLPPPPPPPPPRGSALLLATAQQAGGVGDRGGVRELLRRQKARFSRDLTWLLFLRPVPSLIQEGPQCGLVALWMAGAHLGLSSEVPLERIRQVALERGYTAQGEMFSAADMAKLAEEVFPCKAELLSGGLQGQNHDRILQHLRAGFPVLIPYDEDYNHEPCLRKGYKAHWAVASGALLGLKSNFRLPACQEDEDIPGLFHASHTASAIPLEAVAETYLLSKHGKSCRYQLWSYAQIQESNGQLTGFSPQRAADGKVYIVPAGGVREGLCGQAVLLRPKA, from the exons ATGGCGGAGGTCATGCGGAGTTTGGCAGCGGAAAgccccccgccgccgcccccgctgccccccccgccgccgccgccccccccgcGGGGCTCCGCATTGCTCCTGGCGACGGCGCAGCAGGCGGGCGGCGTCGGGGACCGCGGCGGGGTGAGGGAGCTCCTGCGGCGGCAGAAGGCCCG GTTCAGCCGGGATCTGACGTGGTTGCTGTTCCTCCGGCCCGTCCCGTCCCTCATCCAGGAGGGCCCGCA gtgtggcttggtggccctTTGGATGGCCGGCGCTCACCTCGGCCTGTCTTCGGAGGTTCCCCTGGAGAGAATTCGGCAGGTGGCTTTGGAGAGAGGCTACACGGCACAAGGAGAAATGTTCTCAG CTGCTGACATGGCCAAGCTGGCCGAGGAGGTCTTCCCCTGTAAAGCAGAGCTGCTCTCTGGAGGCCTGCAAGGACAGAACCATGACAGGATTCTTCAACATCTCAGGGCTGGCTTCCCTGTGCTGATACC CTACGACGAGGACTACAACCACGAGCCCTGCCTCCGGAAGGGCTACAAGGCTCACTGGGCTGTTGCCTCTG GAGCTCTGCTTGGTCTGAAGAGTAActtccgcctgcctgcctgccaggaAGACGAAGACATCCCGGGGCTCTTCCATGCCAGCCACACTGCTTCAGCCATCCCTTTGGAGGCCGTTGCTGAGACCTACTTGCTGTCAAAGCATGGCAAGAGCTGCCGCTACCAGCTGTGGAGCTATGCTCAGATACAGGAGAGCAACGGCCAGCTGACGGGCTTCAGTCCCCAGCGGGCAGCCGACGGGAAGGTGTACATTGTGCCCGCAGGGGGCGTGCGAGAGGGACTGTGTGGACAAGCGGTGCTGCTGCGGCCAAAGGCATGA
- the SNRPA gene encoding U1 small nuclear ribonucleoprotein A — protein sequence MAVPESRSNHTIYINNLNEKIKKDELKKSLYAIFSQFGQILDILVSRNLKMRGQAFVIFKEICSSTNALRSMQGFPFYDKPMRIQYAKADSDIIAKMKGTFVERDRKREKRKPKGQEVQVVKKQMPGAAAPVAPSVQGTVPGMPPMNQGPCVMHHMPGQPPYMPPPGMMPPPGMAPGSMPPGAMPPQQMLPGQMATAQLSENPPNHILFLTNLPEETNELMLSMLFNQFPGFKEVRLVPGRHDIAFVEFDNEVQAGAARDALQGFKITQNNAMKISFAKK from the exons ATGGCTGTTCCAGAGTCCCGGTCCAACCACACCATCTACATCAACAACCTCAACGAGAAGATCAAGAAAGACG AGCTCAAGAAGTCCCTGTACGCCATTTTTTCCCAGTTTGGGCAGATCCTTGACATTCTGGTGTCCCGCAACCTGAAAATGAGAGGCCAGGCCTTCGTCATTTTCAAAGAGATTTGCAGCTCCACCAATGCCTTACGCTCCATGCAAGGGTTCCCTTTTTACGACAAGCCCATG AGGATCCAGTATGCCAAGGCAGATTCCGACATCATAGCCAAGATGAAGGGGACTTTTGTGGAGAGGGACCGCAAGAGAGAGAAGCGAAAGCCGAAAGGCCAGGAGGTGCAAGTAGTTAAGAAGCAGATGCCAGGAGCAGCTGCCCCAGTTGCCCCCTCTGTCCAGGGCACCGTGCCG GGCATGCCCCCCATGAACCAGGGCCCGTGTGTGATGCACCACATGCCAGGGCAGCCCCCTTACATGCCACCTCCAGGCATGATGCCGCCACCTGGCATGGCACCGGGCTCCATGCCCCCAGGGGCGATGCCACCACAACAGATGCTGCCAGGACAGATGGCCACAGCGCAG CTCTCAGAGAATCCGCCTAACCACATCCTGTTCCTCACCAACCTCCCTGAGGAGACGAACGAGTTGATGCTGTCCATGCTCTTCAACCA GTTCCCCGGCTTCAAGGAGGTGCGATTGGTGCCCGGGCGCCATGACATTGCCTTCGTTGAATTCGATAACGAAGTGCAGGCTGGTGCTGCCCGTGATGCCCTCCAGGGGTTCAAGATCACCCAGAACAACGCTATGAAGATCTCCTTTGCCAAGAAGTGA
- the ITPKC gene encoding inositol-trisphosphate 3-kinase C, with the protein MRLETAAGEAPSGGDERGDAQNKPWEKLRSLVQWSPCVVSFRKRYPWVQLAGHAGNFKAGDLGHVLKRHCSNEQQCLERLGGDALQPFVPAYYGMVEHDGEPYIQMEDLLSGFENPSIMDCKMGVRTYLEEELEKARQQPCLRHDMYDKMVAVDPSAPTPEEHAQRGVLKPRYMQWRESLSSTSSLGFRIEGIKRASGTCSTSFKRTRKPEQVVEAFWDFLDKDKRLLSSYLDQLQEVRAALDQSKFFEAHEVVGSSLLFAHDKTGLARVWMIDFGKTVPLPDKQTLTHRLPWVEGNREDGYLWGLENLMAIMQSMLGKPDSATDAGPT; encoded by the exons ATGCGCCTGGAGACCGCCGCGGGAGAAGCGCCCTCCGGAGGGGACGAGCGCGGGGACGCGCAG AACAAGCCCTGGGAGAAGCTGAGGAGCCTGGTGCAGTGGTCGCCCTGCGTGGTCTCCTTCCGGAAGCGCTACCCCTGGGTTCAGCTCGCTGGCCATGCAG gTAACTTCAAGGCCGGGGATTTGGGCCACGTCTTGAAGAGACACTGCTCCAACGAGCAGCAGTGCCTGGAGCGCCTGGGGGGCGATGCGTTGCAGCCCTTCGTCCCAGCATATTATGGGATGGTGGAGCACGATGGGGAGCCCTATATCCAGATGGAGGACCTGCTTTCCGGCTTTGAGAACCCTTCCATCATGGACTGCAAAATGGGCGTCAG GACgtacctggaagaggagctggagaAGGCGAGGCAGCAGCCCTGCCTGCGCCACGACATGTATGACAAGATGGTAGCAGTGGACCCTTCCGCTCCCACCCCAGAGGAGCACGCCCAGCGTGGCGTGCTGAAGCCCCGCTACATGCAGTGGAGGGAATCGCTCAGCTCCACCAGCTCCCTCGGGTTCCGCATCGAGGGCATCAAG AGGGCCAGTGGCACCTGCAGCACCAGCTTTAAGAGGACCCGGAAACCTGAGCAGGTCGTGGAGGCCTTTTGGGACTTCCTGGACAAGGACAAACGCCTACTG AGCAGTTACCTGGACCAGCTGCAGGAGGTGAGGGCGGCACTGGATCAGTCCAAGTTCTTCGAGGCACACGAG GTGGTAGGCAGCTCCCTCCTTTTTGCGCATGACAAAACGGGCCTTGCCAGAGTCTGGATGATTGACTTTGGCAAGACGGTGCCGCTGCCTGACAAACAGACTCTGACCCACCGGCTGCCCTGGGTGGAAGGCAACCGTGAAGACGGATACCTGTGGGGCTTGGAAAATCTCATGGCAATCATGCAGAGCATGCTGGGAAAACCAGACAGCGCCACGGACGCAGGCCCGACGTAA
- the RAB4B gene encoding ras-related protein Rab-4B codes for MSETYDFLFKFLVIGSAGTGKSCLLHHFIESKFKQDSNHTIGVEFGSKVVAVAGKTVKLQIWDTAGQERFRSVTRSYYRGAAGALLVYDITSRETYNALTNWLADARTLASLNIVIILCGNKKDLDADREVTFLEASRFAQENELMFLETSALTGENVEEAFLKCARTILNKIESGELDPERMGSGIQYGDTSLRQLRSPGAARHRRGSSAPARAQAPTGLQVLELRCSGPRAP; via the exons ATGTCGGAGACCTACG ACTTCCTCTTCAAGTTCCTGGTCATCGGCAGCGCCGGCACCGGAAAGTCCTGCCTGCTGCACCACTTCATCGAGAGCAAGT TTAAGCAGGACTCCAACCACACCATCGGGGTGGAATTCGGGTCGAAGGTGGTGGCCGTCGCGGGCAAAACGGTGAAGCTGCAGATCTGGGACACGGCCGGGCAGGAGCGGTTCAG GTCTGTTACTAGAAGCTACTACAGGGGTGCAGCCGGGGCGCTTTTGGTGTATGACATCACGAG CAGAGAGACCTACAACGCCTTGACCAATTGGCTAGCCGATGCCCGGACTCTGGCCAGCCTCAACATTGTCATTATTCTATGCGGCAACAAGAAGGATTTGGATGCTGACCGGGAAGTCACTTTTTTGGAAGCTTCTCGTTTTGCTCAAGAGAACG AGCTGATGTTCCTGGAGACCAGTGCCTTGACTGGAGAGAATGTAGAAGAAGCTTTCCTGAAATGTGCACGGACCATCCTGAATAAAATCGAATCAG GTGAGCTCGACCCAGAGAGGATGGGCTCCGGTATCCAGTACGGGGATACGTCCTTGCGGCAGCTGCGCAGCCCCGGAGCAGCCAGGCACAGGCGCGGCAGCAGTGCACCTGCTAGGGCCCAGGCCCCCACCGGCTTGCAAG tGCTGGAACTCCGCTGCTCTGGACCCAGGGCTCCATGA